In Sphingomonas oryzagri, the genomic stretch TGTGATCGAATCGATGCTAGCCATGGCTGATGACTTCACTTACCGATCTCCTGCAGCAGAGCGCTGCGCACGCCTGGCTCTTCATCCCGAGCGCCATCCTTCTCGGTGCGCTGCACGGTCTTGAACCCGGCCACTCCAAGACCATGATGGCGGCGTTCATCGTCGCCGTCCGGGGGACGGTGAAGCAGGCGATCCTGCTCGGCCTTGCCGCGACGGTCTCCCATACGGCCGTCGTCTGGATCGTGGCGCTGGGCGGCGTCTATCTCTTCCAGGGATTAAGCCCGGCGAGCGTAGAACCTTATCTGCAATTCGCCTCCGGCCTGCTGATCGTCGGCGTGGCGCTCTGGATGATCTGGCAGACCCGGCGCGAACAGCTCCATGCGCACGATCACGATCACGATCATGACCACGGGCATCACCACGACCACGATCATCCGCATGACCATGACCATGATCACGATCATCAACCCCACCGGCACGACGAGCGGGAGACGCTCGATCACGTCCTCGACGTGACTGACGGCGGCTACCAGGATGCCCATGAGCGCCAGCACGCCGAAGACATCCGCCGCCGCTTCGCCGGCCGCGAGGTAACGACGGGGCAGATCGTGGTGTTCGGCCTGACCGGCGGGCTCATCCCCTGCCCCGGCGCGATCACCGTGCTGCTGCTCTGCCTCCAGCTCAAGCGCATCGCGCTCGGCTCGGTGCTGGTGCTGTGCTTCAGCATCGGCCTCGCCCTCACCATGGTCGCCTCGGGCGTCATCGCCGCGATGAGCGTGAAATATGCGGAAAGGACGTTCTCGGGCTTCGGCTCACTCGTGCGCAAGGCGCCCTATGCCAGTGGCCTCGTCATCCTGTGCGTCGGTCTCTATGTCGCGTTTACGGGCTGGCATACCCTCCCGTGAGGAAAGGACCCCCGCCCGATGAGCCACGCCGCCAACCCCGAGATGCTGAACCGGCTGCGGCGTGCCCATGGGCACCTCGCGAAGATCATCGACATGCTGGCCGAAGGGCGCGAGGGGCTGCTGATCGCCCAGCAGATGCAGGCGGTCGTCTCCGCTCTCGAAAAGACGAAAACGCTGCTCGTCACCGATCATATCGAGCATCATCTCGAGGATCTGATCGGCCCGCTGCCCAGCGAGACACGCGCCGAACTCGCCAAGCTCGGCGAATTCGCCAAATACCTCTGAACGAGAAACGGGATATTCCAAGATCGTCTAGGGACAGCAAAGCCCTAGCGTAAATGGTGCCAGAAGAGGCATCCAATCACCCGCATAATATGTTGATATTATTAGATTATTTATCTTGCGCAAATAAAAAGGCCCCCAGAAAAGCCCCCAATCAAGTTTCCTGGCCCAAATTTTTCAGCTATGCCCAGTCACGAGCAAGCGCCTCGGCCTGCTGAAGCACGCCTAGAACCGCCTCATCTTGCAGGTCGGGCGGATACCCATATTTCCGCAGCAAACGCTTCACTAGCCTCCGTATGTTAGCGCGCGCCGAAGTCCTCTGAGTCCAATCAATGGTGACATTGCTCTTCACCGTCACAACCAACTCATGCGCGATGAGACGCAAAGCCGGTTCGCCCATGGCTTCGCGCGCGCTCTCATTTTCCGCGAGCGCGTCATAGAAGGCGACTTCCTCATCGTTCAGGCCGCTTTCCTCGCCGCGTTGCCGGGCTTCGCGGATTTCCTTTGCGAGCCGAATCAACTCATCCAGCACTTCGGCAGTCGTAAGCGCGTTCGCGTGATAGCGGGCGATGGCCGACTCAAGCCGTTCGGTGAATGCGCGTGACTGGGTGACGTTCGCCTTGCTGCGCGCCTTCACTTCCCCCTTGATAAGTTTGCGCAGCGCTTCGATCGCCAAATTCTTTTGCGGGTTGTCGCGCACTTCGGCGAGGAAGGCGTCGGACAGGATCGAGATGTCAGGGGACTCGATGCCGGCGGCGCGCATGATGTCGATGATGTCGGTAGAGACAACGGCGCGACTGACGATTTGCTGGATCGCCATCTCGCGATCGGCGGCGCTGCGCTTGCCCGATGTCGCCGTACTTTTGGCCAAGGCCGCTCGGATCGCCTGAAAGAAGCCCACCTCATCGCGGATCACGGCTGCGCCCTCGCTGGCCGATGCGAGGGCGAACGCTTTGGAGAGCGCAATGACGGCATCGGGATATCGCCGATGCGCCGCCTTCTTAGCCTCGTCCGTTGTCGCCTCAGCGGCGTCGGCTTGGTGTAGCTCCAATATCCAGTTCATCGAACCGGCCATGATTGCCAGCCGCTTGCCGGAAGTTGCTTCCGATGAGAGCACCGGTCGATAATCAAAGCCACCCGGCTGATCCGGCCGGAACATCGATCGCACAACCTCATACTTCTCCTGCATCACGCGCACGGCTTGCGCTTCGTCGATGCCGGTCTGTTCGCGGTCGCCGCCGGAATATTGCCCCAGCGCAGATTTCAGATTCTGTGCGATGCCGATGTAATCGACCACCAGCCCGGCCGGCTTGTCGCGAAACACGCGATTGACGCGGGCGATGGCCTGCATCAGCCCATGCCCCTTCATCGGTTTGTCGATATACATCGTGTGCATCGATGGGGCATCAAAACCCGTCAGCCACATATCGCGCACAATCACCAGCTTGAGCGAATCGGCTGCGTCTTTCGCCCGCTTCGCAATCAGTTCGC encodes the following:
- a CDS encoding nickel/cobalt efflux transporter, coding for MTSLTDLLQQSAAHAWLFIPSAILLGALHGLEPGHSKTMMAAFIVAVRGTVKQAILLGLAATVSHTAVVWIVALGGVYLFQGLSPASVEPYLQFASGLLIVGVALWMIWQTRREQLHAHDHDHDHDHGHHHDHDHPHDHDHDHDHQPHRHDERETLDHVLDVTDGGYQDAHERQHAEDIRRRFAGREVTTGQIVVFGLTGGLIPCPGAITVLLLCLQLKRIALGSVLVLCFSIGLALTMVASGVIAAMSVKYAERTFSGFGSLVRKAPYASGLVILCVGLYVAFTGWHTLP
- a CDS encoding metal-sensing transcriptional repressor, which translates into the protein MSHAANPEMLNRLRRAHGHLAKIIDMLAEGREGLLIAQQMQAVVSALEKTKTLLVTDHIEHHLEDLIGPLPSETRAELAKLGEFAKYL